From the Alloalcanivorax dieselolei B5 genome, one window contains:
- a CDS encoding MarR family winged helix-turn-helix transcriptional regulator, with protein MSKEADIRNAIWQLAFQFKVSSKKAIRQYGLPLNGMHVRILHMIDATPACTANRIVLASGRDKAQITRLLKELESMSLIQRTPNPDDKRSQIVSLSEKGEALMARAREAEQDVVTRLLKGMKKDEIDTFVGLAGRMLDNLREE; from the coding sequence GTGTCAAAAGAAGCCGATATCCGTAATGCGATCTGGCAACTGGCGTTTCAGTTCAAGGTCAGCAGTAAAAAAGCCATCCGCCAGTACGGCTTGCCTCTGAATGGCATGCATGTGCGCATCCTGCACATGATCGACGCCACCCCGGCGTGCACCGCCAACCGGATCGTGTTGGCTTCCGGGCGCGACAAGGCGCAGATCACCCGCCTGTTGAAAGAGTTGGAAAGTATGTCGCTGATCCAGCGCACACCGAACCCCGATGACAAGCGCAGTCAGATTGTCTCTCTGAGTGAGAAAGGCGAGGCTTTGATGGCCCGTGCCCGGGAAGCGGAACAGGATGTGGTGACGCGATTATTGAAGGGAATGAAGAAAGACGAGATCGATACCTTTGTCGGTCTCGCCGGGCGCATGCTGGACAATCTGCGCGAGGAATAG
- a CDS encoding AraC family transcriptional regulator, producing the protein MSIQMAARLRPAIHPTYPRLLCAHLHSRGFDNATIFEGTRLHWEQLLGEHRYLSLEQMSRLIRRSIELTGEPWLGLDIGGVTSVSAHGPLGFAVVSAADLGAVLRVLSRFVGVRFQPVTVHLREEPERVVLTMEEEEDLEEVREYVNGAVLATFFHLIDTVTSRRLRDLVVSMPTPEPEWAEVYTEKLGCPVRFGTSALTIEVPAALLATPCLTSDPGLHRTALRDCEHQLRQLQSGGPLSQRIGVQLLECEGHYPSLDEMAARHAMSRRTLIRKLKEEGSSYQELLDEVRRELAAWYLLETTQPVERIAEKLGYQDPSNFSRTFQRWFGTTPLRMRKGG; encoded by the coding sequence ATGAGCATCCAGATGGCCGCCCGGCTCAGGCCGGCGATTCATCCGACTTACCCGAGATTGTTGTGCGCCCATTTGCACTCCAGGGGCTTCGATAACGCCACCATCTTCGAGGGCACCCGGTTGCATTGGGAGCAGCTTCTGGGCGAGCACCGCTACCTGAGTCTGGAGCAGATGTCCCGCCTGATCCGCCGCTCCATCGAACTCACCGGCGAGCCCTGGCTGGGGCTGGACATCGGTGGTGTCACCTCGGTGTCCGCCCACGGGCCGTTGGGCTTCGCGGTGGTCTCGGCGGCGGATCTGGGGGCGGTGCTGCGGGTGCTCTCCCGCTTCGTCGGCGTGCGCTTCCAGCCGGTAACGGTGCATTTGCGCGAGGAGCCGGAGCGGGTGGTGCTGACCATGGAGGAAGAAGAGGACCTGGAAGAGGTTCGGGAATACGTCAACGGCGCGGTGCTCGCCACCTTCTTCCATCTGATCGACACCGTGACCTCCCGGCGCCTGAGGGACCTGGTGGTGTCCATGCCGACCCCGGAGCCGGAATGGGCGGAGGTCTACACCGAAAAATTGGGCTGCCCGGTTCGCTTCGGGACTTCGGCGTTGACCATCGAAGTGCCCGCCGCGCTGCTGGCCACCCCCTGCCTGACTTCGGATCCCGGTCTGCACCGCACCGCGCTGCGGGATTGTGAACACCAACTGAGGCAACTTCAGAGCGGGGGGCCGCTGAGTCAGCGCATCGGCGTGCAGCTGCTCGAATGTGAGGGGCACTATCCGAGCCTGGATGAGATGGCCGCGCGCCACGCCATGTCCCGCCGCACCCTGATCCGTAAACTGAAAGAGGAAGGCTCCAGCTATCAGGAACTGCTGGATGAGGTGCGCCGGGAATTGGCCGCCTGGTATCTGCTGGAAACCACGCAACCGGTGGAGCGTATCGCCGAGAAACTGGGGTACCAGGACCCGTCCAATTTCAGCCGCACCTTTCAGCGCTGGTTCGGCACCACGCCATTGCGGATGCGCAAAGGGGGGTGA
- a CDS encoding GNAT family N-acetyltransferase, with the protein MRNIEFVGLGQVDPEALLALMNEASLRTHLVDHDHFDSTSIRAWVKEKEALDALPGCRVRGIYVDGRLAGWCGIQPDEAGFELAIVLSRKFWGIGLSVFRTLMGWAREFGHEQVLFHLLGSRPQYRALEKMADKVHNSELLGRRFKTYHLTVEYSTQ; encoded by the coding sequence ATGAGAAACATCGAGTTCGTTGGTCTTGGCCAGGTTGATCCTGAAGCCCTCCTGGCATTGATGAACGAAGCGTCACTGAGAACGCATCTGGTCGACCATGACCACTTCGATTCCACTAGCATTCGAGCCTGGGTAAAGGAAAAGGAAGCGCTGGATGCGTTGCCCGGTTGTCGGGTTCGTGGAATCTATGTGGACGGCAGGCTGGCGGGATGGTGCGGGATTCAACCGGATGAGGCAGGTTTTGAGCTGGCTATCGTGCTTTCCCGGAAATTTTGGGGAATCGGCCTCTCAGTATTCAGGACCTTGATGGGTTGGGCCAGGGAGTTCGGGCATGAGCAGGTCCTGTTTCACCTCCTCGGAAGCCGACCGCAATACCGGGCCCTGGAGAAAATGGCTGACAAGGTGCACAACAGCGAGCTGCTGGGCCGGCGTTTCAAAACCTATCACCTGACGGTGGAGTACTCTACTCAATGA
- the pdxH gene encoding pyridoxamine 5'-phosphate oxidase: MRDIREEYQGKGLSEADLLADPVEQVRLWVEEAVNVGLPVANAMTLATVNAEGQPSARTVLMKGVEQGGFVFFSHYDSRKGDDIEASDKVAFVLYWSPMDRQITVQGRARKLDADTSRAYFKTRPYGSQISAVASPQSRPVDLETLEADVAQLRQEYPEGSDIPMPENWGGYLIVPEEIQFWQGRPNRLHDRVRYFQDEGKWLRERLAP; the protein is encoded by the coding sequence ATGCGCGATATACGCGAAGAATACCAAGGCAAAGGATTGAGCGAAGCGGACCTGCTTGCCGATCCGGTGGAACAGGTACGCCTGTGGGTGGAAGAAGCGGTGAACGTCGGCCTGCCAGTGGCCAACGCCATGACCCTGGCCACCGTCAACGCCGAAGGGCAACCCTCCGCACGCACCGTACTGATGAAAGGCGTGGAGCAGGGCGGCTTCGTCTTCTTCAGCCACTACGACAGCCGCAAGGGCGACGACATCGAAGCCAGCGACAAAGTGGCCTTCGTGCTCTACTGGTCACCCATGGACCGCCAGATCACCGTCCAGGGCCGCGCCCGTAAACTGGACGCGGATACCTCCCGCGCCTACTTCAAAACCCGCCCCTACGGCAGCCAGATCAGCGCCGTCGCCTCGCCGCAAAGCCGCCCCGTGGACCTGGAAACCCTGGAAGCGGACGTCGCCCAACTGCGCCAGGAATACCCGGAAGGCAGCGACATCCCCATGCCGGAAAACTGGGGCGGCTACCTCATCGTTCCCGAAGAAATCCAATTCTGGCAAGGCCGCCCCAACCGCCTCCACGACCGGGTACGGTATTTCCAGGATGAAGGGAAATGGCTGCGGGAGCGGCTGGCGCCCTAA
- a CDS encoding GFA family protein — MPEVSPSAKGRCRCGRVEFEVHAKPMVTMACHCTGCQRMSSSAFSLSALFPGEEFTVTRGEPVIGGLHGAPRHFFCDYCMSWLFTRPEGEVDLVNVRSTMFENAADYRPFIETFTKEKLEWASTGAAHSFDEFPPQEQFPSLLQQYADTRE, encoded by the coding sequence ATGCCGGAAGTTTCCCCAAGCGCCAAGGGGCGCTGCCGTTGCGGACGTGTTGAATTCGAGGTCCACGCCAAGCCCATGGTCACCATGGCCTGCCATTGCACCGGGTGTCAGCGTATGTCATCGAGTGCGTTCAGTCTGAGCGCTCTTTTTCCCGGTGAGGAGTTCACCGTCACCCGGGGCGAGCCGGTGATTGGCGGGCTTCATGGCGCTCCGCGGCACTTCTTCTGCGATTACTGCATGAGCTGGCTGTTCACCCGCCCGGAAGGCGAGGTTGATTTGGTCAATGTGCGTTCTACCATGTTTGAGAACGCCGCCGACTACCGTCCGTTTATCGAAACGTTCACCAAGGAGAAGCTGGAATGGGCGAGCACCGGAGCGGCCCACAGTTTCGATGAATTCCCGCCTCAGGAGCAGTTTCCGTCGTTGCTTCAGCAATACGCGGACACCAGAGAGTGA
- a CDS encoding gamma-glutamylcyclotransferase — protein sequence MIDTTAINRERSLFQDHESVWLFGYGSLIFKVDFPFQERRPASIQGWARRFWQGSHDHRGTPENPGRVVTLIEAPGARCAGMAYRVSPAVFGQLDVREKNGYLRFSTPMTFEDGSQEDGLVYIATADNAAFLGPAPEAEIAAHIHGSHGPSGANREYLLNLAQALRELGEQDEHIFEIERNLQAL from the coding sequence ATGATCGATACCACCGCGATCAACCGCGAGCGGAGCCTGTTCCAGGACCACGAGTCGGTGTGGCTGTTCGGTTACGGCTCGCTGATTTTCAAGGTGGATTTTCCGTTCCAGGAGCGGCGGCCGGCGTCGATTCAGGGCTGGGCCCGGCGCTTCTGGCAGGGCTCCCACGATCATCGCGGCACCCCGGAAAATCCCGGCCGGGTGGTGACACTGATTGAAGCACCGGGCGCGCGCTGTGCCGGCATGGCCTACCGCGTCAGCCCCGCGGTATTCGGGCAACTGGATGTGCGTGAGAAAAACGGTTATCTGCGTTTCTCCACGCCGATGACCTTCGAGGATGGTAGTCAGGAGGACGGGTTGGTCTATATTGCCACCGCCGACAACGCCGCCTTTCTCGGCCCGGCGCCGGAAGCGGAGATCGCCGCCCACATCCACGGCAGCCACGGCCCCAGCGGCGCCAATCGCGAGTACTTGCTGAATCTGGCCCAGGCGCTACGCGAGCTTGGCGAGCAGGATGAACACATCTTCGAGATCGAGCGCAATCTGCAAGCCCTCTGA
- a CDS encoding MarR family winged helix-turn-helix transcriptional regulator: protein MSENKESRLVTGVIALNSYIQKRVGRALSVHGIGVSEYLVLNQLFAAPMQTMRRSDLAEQVGLSPSGITRLINPMEKIGLVEKEESPRDARVSLVRLSAAGKQVYEDAKVSFAQASNALFEPLEGGQIDAFMELLNTVSKGA from the coding sequence GTGTCCGAGAATAAAGAAAGTCGGCTGGTGACCGGTGTCATCGCCCTCAACAGCTATATCCAGAAGCGAGTGGGGCGTGCTCTCTCCGTACATGGGATTGGTGTCAGCGAGTACCTCGTGTTGAACCAGTTATTTGCAGCGCCAATGCAGACGATGCGGCGCAGTGATCTCGCGGAACAGGTCGGTTTGAGTCCGTCGGGTATCACCCGCCTGATTAATCCCATGGAAAAAATAGGCCTGGTAGAAAAGGAAGAGAGCCCTCGCGATGCCAGGGTCAGCCTTGTGAGGCTGTCGGCCGCTGGAAAGCAAGTCTATGAAGATGCCAAGGTTTCTTTTGCGCAAGCCTCGAACGCGCTGTTTGAACCGTTGGAGGGGGGCCAGATAGATGCGTTTATGGAGCTGTTGAATACGGTATCCAAGGGAGCTTAA
- a CDS encoding SRPBCC domain-containing protein produces the protein MTEERTLRTSRTLPFSPEEIYGAFASADLLASWWGPEGFSNTFEIFEFKEGGRWKFVMHSSDGKDYLNESFFEEVVPHSKIVIHHDCPPNFKLTVELTPVSEGAHLTWDQVFEDAETAQAVKQRAGSANEENIDKLARVLGEANGDA, from the coding sequence ATGACTGAAGAAAGGACACTGCGCACTTCAAGAACCTTGCCGTTCTCTCCTGAAGAAATATATGGCGCATTCGCGTCGGCTGATTTGCTGGCGTCGTGGTGGGGCCCTGAAGGCTTTTCAAACACCTTCGAGATATTCGAATTCAAAGAAGGTGGCCGCTGGAAGTTCGTGATGCACAGCTCTGACGGAAAAGACTATCTAAATGAAAGTTTCTTCGAAGAAGTTGTGCCTCATTCGAAAATTGTCATCCATCACGATTGTCCCCCAAACTTCAAGCTTACCGTTGAGCTCACGCCTGTGAGTGAAGGAGCCCACTTAACGTGGGATCAGGTTTTTGAAGACGCTGAAACCGCGCAAGCTGTAAAGCAGCGCGCTGGCTCTGCAAATGAGGAAAACATTGATAAGCTGGCGCGTGTGCTTGGCGAGGCCAACGGTGATGCGTAA
- the hemH gene encoding ferrochelatase, whose translation MKFTGQPDFSHRRPLRTGVLITNLGTPDAPTTPALRRYLREFLSDPRVVEVPRPLWWLILNLVILVIRPPRSAHAYRGVWTEQGSPLLVHTRNQCEGLRQRLQAEYGEDLVVEFAMRYGNPSIPSVLQRMAEQGVTRLLVLPLYPQYSASTSASTFDAVARDFAARRWLPDLRFISHYHDYAPYLDAMAEHIHSHWAQHARAEKLLFSYHGVPKRYLTEGDPYFCECHKTSRLLAERLGLNETQWQVTFQSRFGREEWLQPYTDATLKALPGEGVKSVQVFCPGFSADCLETLEEIDVENRGYFMEAGGERFDYIPALNDCPAHLDALAALVHDHLGGWPDQDNGDAALAQRQRRAEDTRA comes from the coding sequence ATGAAGTTCACTGGACAGCCTGATTTCAGCCACCGGCGCCCGTTGCGTACCGGCGTGCTGATCACCAATCTGGGAACCCCGGACGCGCCCACCACGCCGGCCCTGCGCCGCTATTTGCGTGAGTTTTTGTCCGACCCCCGGGTGGTGGAGGTGCCGCGCCCGCTGTGGTGGCTGATCCTGAATCTGGTGATTCTGGTGATCCGTCCGCCCCGTTCCGCCCACGCCTATCGCGGGGTTTGGACGGAGCAGGGCTCGCCGCTGCTGGTGCACACCCGCAACCAGTGCGAGGGGCTGCGGCAGCGGCTGCAAGCCGAGTATGGCGAGGATCTGGTGGTGGAGTTCGCCATGCGCTATGGCAACCCGTCCATTCCTTCGGTGTTGCAGAGGATGGCCGAGCAAGGCGTTACCCGGCTGCTGGTGCTGCCGTTGTATCCGCAGTATTCCGCCAGCACCTCGGCCTCCACGTTCGATGCCGTGGCGCGGGATTTCGCCGCCCGGCGCTGGTTGCCGGATCTGCGTTTCATCAGTCATTACCATGATTACGCACCCTACCTGGATGCCATGGCGGAGCATATTCACAGCCATTGGGCACAGCATGCCCGGGCGGAAAAGTTGCTGTTTTCCTACCATGGCGTGCCCAAACGCTACCTCACCGAAGGCGACCCGTACTTTTGCGAATGCCATAAAACCAGCCGTCTTCTGGCGGAACGGCTGGGGCTCAACGAGACGCAATGGCAGGTCACGTTCCAGTCCCGCTTTGGCCGCGAGGAATGGCTGCAGCCCTACACCGACGCCACGCTCAAGGCGCTGCCCGGCGAGGGGGTGAAAAGCGTGCAGGTGTTCTGCCCCGGCTTTTCCGCCGACTGTCTGGAAACGCTGGAAGAGATCGACGTGGAGAATCGCGGTTACTTCATGGAAGCTGGCGGCGAGCGGTTCGATTACATTCCGGCGCTGAACGACTGCCCGGCCCATCTGGATGCCCTGGCGGCGCTGGTACACGATCACCTGGGAGGCTGGCCGGATCAGGACAATGGCGATGCCGCACTGGCGCAGCGTCAGCGCCGGGCGGAGGACACCCGGGCATGA
- a CDS encoding alpha/beta fold hydrolase codes for MLKQDSRQALIDRIGIAITQASVMAGPVNTAYLSAGAGVPVICLHGGGAGAVTWYPSIGPLAQRFHVVAPDIVGYGESDKPDGSYDKAYFSGWLKQFLDALGIAKAHIVGLSQGGAIALQFTLDYPEMVDKLVLVDSGGLGAKPPLMSIASMLWLNIFPSSWANRFYSRYILFKPGNRDPNHERYSVEVLKTAGGKKAFSQGRGAAVAAFTEEALRRIRNRTLIVWGENDRLFPIESAAKAATIISNAELLGIRDAGHLPMMDQPAMFNRAVVNFLLNKMDV; via the coding sequence ATGCTCAAGCAGGACTCCAGGCAAGCCCTGATCGACCGTATTGGCATTGCAATTACTCAGGCAAGCGTGATGGCCGGCCCGGTGAACACCGCTTATTTATCGGCCGGTGCGGGGGTTCCAGTTATCTGCCTGCATGGCGGTGGCGCCGGGGCGGTAACCTGGTATCCCTCCATTGGGCCACTGGCACAACGCTTTCATGTTGTTGCGCCTGATATTGTTGGATACGGGGAGTCCGATAAACCGGATGGGAGCTATGACAAAGCCTACTTTTCTGGCTGGTTGAAGCAATTCCTGGATGCCCTTGGCATCGCGAAGGCCCATATCGTCGGGTTATCTCAAGGTGGCGCCATAGCCCTGCAATTTACCCTCGATTATCCGGAAATGGTGGATAAGCTCGTCCTCGTCGACTCCGGCGGGCTGGGTGCAAAACCGCCCTTGATGTCCATTGCAAGCATGCTTTGGCTGAACATCTTTCCATCGTCTTGGGCGAATCGCTTTTACTCCCGTTATATCCTGTTCAAGCCTGGGAACCGCGATCCGAATCACGAACGTTATTCAGTCGAGGTACTGAAGACTGCGGGTGGCAAAAAGGCCTTTTCACAGGGGCGGGGGGCTGCCGTCGCGGCATTTACAGAAGAAGCGCTACGCAGAATACGGAACAGGACGTTAATAGTGTGGGGCGAAAACGACCGGTTATTCCCTATCGAATCTGCTGCCAAGGCTGCCACGATAATTTCTAATGCCGAGCTATTGGGCATCCGGGACGCTGGCCACCTGCCGATGATGGACCAACCTGCGATGTTTAATCGCGCTGTTGTGAACTTTTTGCTGAATAAAATGGACGTTTGA
- a CDS encoding alkane 1-monooxygenase, whose product MSKAGEFTGPSGVVYRDRKRHLWVSSIFVPAIVFIGPLLYLANGNALMLWIPLVFYYLTVPVLDMLIGEDQSNPPEEVVPQLEEDPYYRWVTYALVPVIWGAWFFGAWFVGTQDLPWHGLLAMILLLGGTCGVGINLGHELGHKKGKGERWLAKFVLAPCAYGHFFIEHNKGHHRDVATPEDPASSRMGESIWKFVLREIPGAARRAWKLEQERLESRGKSVWSLDNEIIQPAIITAIAWGTVLALFGIGILPYILGTAFWGAFQLTSANYIEHYGLLRHKTKTGRYERTQPYHSWNSNHMFSNWATFHLQRHSDHHAHPTRRYQSLRHFDDVPSLPNGYFGMFLVSYIPPLWYRLMDKRLLEHAGYDARNINFDPDKREALIRKYGIQHGDAPPRVV is encoded by the coding sequence ATGAGCAAGGCAGGTGAGTTCACCGGCCCGTCCGGCGTGGTCTATCGGGATCGCAAACGCCATTTGTGGGTTTCTTCCATCTTCGTGCCCGCCATTGTGTTCATCGGGCCCCTGCTATACTTGGCCAACGGCAATGCGCTGATGCTGTGGATCCCGCTGGTGTTCTATTACCTGACAGTGCCGGTACTGGACATGTTGATCGGCGAGGACCAGAGCAATCCGCCAGAAGAGGTGGTGCCGCAACTGGAAGAGGATCCCTATTACCGCTGGGTCACCTACGCCCTGGTGCCGGTGATCTGGGGCGCCTGGTTTTTCGGCGCCTGGTTCGTCGGTACCCAGGACCTACCCTGGCACGGTCTGCTGGCGATGATCCTGCTTCTCGGTGGCACCTGCGGCGTCGGCATCAACCTGGGCCATGAATTGGGCCACAAGAAAGGCAAGGGCGAACGCTGGCTGGCCAAGTTCGTGCTGGCGCCCTGCGCCTACGGCCACTTTTTCATTGAGCACAACAAGGGCCACCACCGGGACGTGGCCACGCCGGAGGACCCGGCATCCTCGCGCATGGGCGAAAGCATCTGGAAATTCGTACTGCGGGAGATCCCCGGTGCCGCCCGCCGGGCCTGGAAGCTGGAGCAGGAGCGCCTGGAATCACGGGGCAAATCGGTGTGGTCCCTGGACAACGAAATCATTCAGCCGGCGATCATCACGGCCATTGCCTGGGGCACCGTGCTGGCGCTGTTCGGCATCGGCATTCTGCCGTACATTCTCGGCACCGCTTTCTGGGGCGCTTTCCAGTTGACTTCCGCCAACTATATCGAGCACTACGGCCTGCTGCGGCATAAAACCAAGACCGGCCGTTACGAGCGCACCCAGCCGTATCACAGCTGGAACAGCAACCACATGTTCTCCAATTGGGCCACCTTTCATCTGCAGCGGCATTCCGATCATCACGCCCATCCGACCCGCCGCTACCAGAGCCTGCGTCATTTCGACGACGTGCCCAGCCTGCCCAACGGCTACTTCGGTATGTTCCTGGTGAGCTATATTCCGCCGCTGTGGTACCGGCTCATGGACAAGCGTCTGTTGGAACACGCCGGCTACGACGCCCGCAATATCAACTTCGATCCGGACAAACGCGAAGCGCTGATTCGCAAATACGGGATCCAGCACGGCGATGCGCCACCGCGGGTCGTGTGA